The Vigna radiata var. radiata cultivar VC1973A unplaced genomic scaffold, Vradiata_ver6 scaffold_351, whole genome shotgun sequence genome segment TTGTTGTTCATATAGGATATGGTGTTATTCAAGCTTCCGAACCAGAGTTTTTTAGTATATGTTACATAAATTGATCTTAAAAATGGTGTGACGAGGATGCCTGTTGAAAATGTTTCCATTTTTGGAATATTCCTTACTCTTACTGTGTTCAACTTAggccaatatataattttactttgcCTGTAAAATCTTAGCAACATTGGAAGATCCTTCAATACAAGATATTGTAGTTCAGGAAAAATGACAGAAACATTTCCATCTTCAAATATATCATTAGACATGACCTCTTCCATTTTATCACATTTACACAATTTGAGTATCTTGAGTTTTCTAAGATTTTTGATGGAAGAAAGTGAGAATAAACTTTGAAGGCTATGACAATGGACAATGTAAAGTGACaccaaatttggaaaaaatgaaACCTGAGGTTCCNTATTCCAGACATACTTCAATTTGATTAAGTTAATCAATGATAAGACCTCTAGTCGAGGAAGTATTTCAGGAGTGTTATGGTCAAGATTGTCATCTTCAAGATCAAATACCTCTGCCAATATTTCACATTTGTCcaaagtaatttttttcaaattcttgaaTTTCAAGATCACACCAAAAGATATAGCACTCaacaatttgttgttgttggtcaAACTTAGATCTTCAAGTTCACAAAATGACTCAGATAGATAATTGGAATGCCAAAGCTTCTCTACATccatatttataatatgaagTTCCTTTAATTTTTCCACTAAAAGCTGCAAGAAACATATGATAATTTAAGGTTATGGAgttagataatttaaaaaactaaggGAATGAACTATATTGTTTGagtaaacaaagaaaatttgataattttgcaTAATTCCATGGCATACACATATATATCAAATGACAAAAAGAGTTAAACATGTGATAAATAGTTTGTAGTTGAAACTTACTGAACTTGGAAAGAAATAATTTGTCGTAGATGATTCTGTAAGAGATTTGGGATCTTCAACAAACGATCTCAAAGCAGAACAATTTgctatttttaatgtttgtaaGGATGGAAATTCAGATGTATAGGGAAAGAGAACAAAGAGCTTTGATAGGTTTTCAAGAGATATATCCTTCAATTCATGAAATGTGAgtttctctctccttttttcttcttcttctttaatcaaaataatgttCTTTAATGTCTCACAATCAGAAATTTCCAGATTTGTTAGTTTTAATGGCACTTGTAACGAATGAAGAGACTTACATTGCTTCACTCGT includes the following:
- the LOC106779187 gene encoding disease resistance protein RPS2-like isoform X2; translation: MWRRWGKDLALEIMGWDREAAFIIRRKSEDLPKEGRAAITVELCEMKKVHLQDLPNLRSFSSGETLKWSSLDNVVLKDCPKVKKFGLGMIKESELKSILITENEEQIDPQTKLSYLFELLLLVEKLKELHIINMDVEKLWHSNYLSESFCELEDLSLTNNNKLLSAISFGVILKFKNLKKITLDKCEILAEVFDLEDDNLDHNTPEILPRLEVLSLINLIKLKYVWNXEPQVSFFPNLVSLYIVHCHSLQSLFSLSSIKNLRKLKILKLCKCDKMEEVMSNDIFEDGNVSVIFPELQYLVLKDLPMLLRFYRQSKIIYWPKLNTVRVRNIPKMETFSTGILVTPFLRSIYVTYTKKLWFGSLNNTISYMNNNPGSV
- the LOC106779187 gene encoding disease resistance protein RPS2-like isoform X1 produces the protein MIETCPLLTKLTTGFADSHEMFTTDGESFFELNEIVFDSYDNMVCVISSKTLQELMNLKKLFVSHCKELKIIFNIHEEIPYSTQLLQQLSELALIHLPKLTCIVNKQISKFYQNLKILRVKQCKSLHSLQVPLKLTNLEISDCETLKNIILIKEEEEKRREKLTFHELKDISLENLSKLFVLFPYTSEFPSLQTLKIANCSALRSFVEDPKSLTESSTTNYFFPSSLLVEKLKELHIINMDVEKLWHSNYLSESFCELEDLSLTNNNKLLSAISFGVILKFKNLKKITLDKCEILAEVFDLEDDNLDHNTPEILPRLEVLSLINLIKLKYVWNXEPQVSFFPNLVSLYIVHCHSLQSLFSLSSIKNLRKLKILKLCKCDKMEEVMSNDIFEDGNVSVIFPELQYLVLKDLPMLLRFYRQSKIIYWPKLNTVRVRNIPKMETFSTGILVTPFLRSIYVTYTKKLWFGSLNNTISYMNNNPGSV